In the Ictidomys tridecemlineatus isolate mIctTri1 chromosome 10, mIctTri1.hap1, whole genome shotgun sequence genome, atcctgcagaaccagcaccatatGGTTGCTGCCAGGGcctgccaccatcttgagcagtagAAAAGCCTCCTTGACCACAGCTGCAGCAGTCTCTTAGTGCTTGGGCAGCTGAGCATGGTGAGTAAACTTCCTAAGCCCCTCTGTGTAAACAGGGTGTCcccatagttttgttttgttttgttttttaagaaaaaggaaaaagaaattttattgcttttctggcaaaggagaaacacagggaactcctgtcccagaggcagtGATTCTGCCTGATCTGAGAGAACAGgagtttttaaagaggtgattcaaaagcTATATTCCATGTGTTCTCTTTTGGAGTTGAAATACaattgttaatttgggagaaagtcatttctgagatcttgtGGTGCCATCCTCAGtctgtattaatttatttctatggTGGGTGAGCTCAAGGATAGATAACTCTCCCTAGGCAGGGAAGAGAGGTAAGTGTGTTTTCCCCGAGATTAGAGAGGGGGAAAGGttaaggaggagggagagaggaagagaaaaaagcatctgttttaaaagtaagttgtagtggcagagcagcaagggctatctTCGAAGCATGAAGTGGACCACTGTAACATTTCCCCACTGTTAATTTTCTACATTTCATTTCTATGGAAAAGTGGGTGACAAAAAAAAGTGGGTGACAATACCACCAAACTACTTCCTGTTGAGAAAGGGCAAAGTTGTCGGGGGAAGTGACCTGAAGTCCTTGTTTTCTATCAGGTGGGGCATGGAAAGTTAAGGGTATTCATCATCAGGACAGTTCAGAGATCCATGGTGGCAGCTGGTGGGTAACTGGACAGGGCAGTCATAGGGCAGGGATCTTGCTAAGATAATaaacaagacagcaaagcattactttttttggCAAATGATTAGCCCCAAAGCAATTAGCATTTCAGCCAGTGTCTCAACATGAAGACAGTAACTCATAATtgtattagtaaaaaaaaattaaatttatctatGTAGGAGGTTAGGATGATTTGTAGGTCTATAAGATCAAGATCAAGCTCAAGTTCACCCAGGACAAACATGTGATTCTAGAGTTTTTTTGATAGTTAATATTAGGCATTTCCACATAAgaactcttccttttttttttttatttttttttttgatgctggggaatGAAGCcagggaaagcactctaccaactgagctatagctccgGCTCAAGAACCCTTCCTAAACagcctctatttttatttacttttgattgGGCTGACACAAGTGTACATCTCAAGTTAACCCAAAAGAGTCATTTTTCTCTCCTAAATATCTATGTAGTTCTGTGCTTTGGTTATACTCTCCTGCCAAGTGTCTAAGACCAAGATGATCAAACttgaccttgttcctatctactACTTActaagagtcagctgagattcctcaggATCTCTCTTGGGAACATGTGAGAAGCCTCTTGGTTCCTTTAACTTTTATCTACCAGTAGTGCCATCTGCTAGGCAAGTATTTTGCCAATCATACATGGCTgctcttggaagcatcagggacattttTCTCTCCAATGGTCCTCTTTTTTGAAGAGTGTGCACTggttggctttctgttctctagGGTCCCCTTGATCCCCCTGATCAGCAGATCAGATGACTCACCAGCTATAGGACCCATAGAAGCATCTCGTCATTCTCTGGTTCCTGGTTGAGCTTAGAGGACAAGGGCCAAATAGTTGGCTGctttttcttggcccttttacttccttgactttggtctccaagtttttggttttaaacatctAGCAAGCCAGTTTTACTGGTCTCAAAGTGGGAGCAATGGGTTAtaactttaatatctataattttatagtttcctttattttaattaaagtcaGTATTAATGCAACAAGTCAGCATTATATTCTGTCTCTCCTATAGGCGATGGCTTATTGTTTCAAACTAATTCAGGTTGTTCTGTTAGAAGCAGCATTTCTGCAAAACACTAATAGGCAATGGTTATAAAGTTttacaaggaaaattaaaaatgaacactaatgtatcttttttcattttcctttttttttttttttttgtagtggtgctggagattgaacccagggtcttgtacatgcaagggcaagcactctaccaactgaactatatccccagccaaatGTATCTTTGGGTCTATTTAGCTTCAATAAAGACCCACATTATTTATCACCTCAATTACctacaatttttactttttaaaaactcttttacaAGCCCTAACACCTTTTACAATTTACCCAAACCTTTTCTTAAGTTTTGTATTATATCCACTGTTTACCTGGATATATAACAATAACTattaaaacaacacacacaaaaaatctatCTTCTGAACCCagctttattctctctctctctctctctctctctctctctctctctctctctctctctctgtaccagggattgaactcaggggtgctttatcactttACCTCAACACTTTTTACGTTTagtttttgaaacagagtcttgctaagttgcttagggcctcactaagttgctgaggttggctttaaacttccaatcctccagcctcagcctcctgagcctctgggatcagagaaatatgccaccatgcccagatgaaCACAACTTTAAATAAGCTTAGTTCTAGCTTACTTTGGAGCCATCCTAACATGGAGACATGGAGACTAATGAGCACCAGAGCCTTTACTCAGGTGAGACTGACCTCGTGACAAAtcttaaaaagtgttttatttctgaatctcatttttgctccttttaaaaatatcattctaCAAAGTTCTCATGTATTATTTCATGAGTCTATCTGAATATTAGTTAACATAGGATGAATTACATCTGAAACTTATCAGAGATGGCAAGagagctcttttttttcttttctttcttcttcttttttttttttttggtactggggattgaactcggggaactcgaccactgagccacatcctgagccatattttttattttatttagagacagggtctcactgagttgcttagtgcctcacttttgctggggctggctttgaactcatgatcctcctgccttagcctcctgacaactgggactacaggtgcatgaCAACCAGGACTACAGAGACTATTCCCAGCTGCTAAGAGAGCTCTTaacttccttttttgtttaaaaaaaaatggtggcagaatattttcatattctacATTGTCAATCTTTGAACAAATCAGGCTTTCCTTATTACCTtccaaaaaatacatttaaattcccaTCCCAGTGTAAAGaataacacaaaattttatacataacttattgacaacaggtttaatttatattttgaaactaaTTAACACAGGTTACTTTTAATCAGTTATAAagcaaatgacataaataaataccaaccaaatttgttatttctatataaatctgAAGGAAACTATTGCTACAGACAGTTTTAGTTTAGAGAACACACACTTGGTAAAATTCTCTCCTAAGTTTTACATTTAactaagtttaatttttaaagtaaaatttacaaTCCATACTGTGCAGTACAATAATCACAGATCTGAGTGGGTTAGCAGTACTAGCAAAAGTCAAAGGATAGCCTTACATCTTTTAGGAAAGAGGTGTTAATGACCAGAAATCAACTTAGTCAAAGCAAACATATAAGACAGGTCTCTTCTTCAAATGGCAGTGTGGCTCTTCTATAtcagatacaatgtataaaagagaaCATTTATTGGTTATCTTGCTGGTAAACTtacataaacttttattttatgaactTTTACATAATGTTTAGACAAGACTTAGACAAATATAGTTCTCAGATGCATACATCTAGTCACATATATTTATCTAGTCACATATATTTAGGGTGTCAACTATATTGTTATAATCTAAGTAACAGTTGTTTGTTTAACCAATTACTAAAGTaatcattttttactttaaaacaggTGCAAATCCTAGTTCCTTTAACACTTATTTTCCCCAACTAATAAAACctaacaaatacaagaaaattatcttgCTAGATAAGACCAGATCAATATTTCAGACTTTGCTTCCTATCGGtacattaaattttgaaaagctTTGACTGACTTTGCTAATTATAGCCAATTTAATCACATATGAACTTTTTGAGCTTAATGTTCCACAAACTTTCTGCAATTTAGACATTCTATAacttgtttacatttttagttttgtcCTTTCTTCCATATCTTGAACTTTAGTACAAGAGTATTACACTTTATCATACAAAATActtttctcatccagaaacattcCTTTTACCTTCTAATTTCCATCCATATAACTTTCTTATATCTCTTTCTAGTTTcatacccttttaaaaatttatattctgaaacaatTCTTATAAATGTTATCTATGCATTTAAATTACACAACAAATTTTATTCTAGGAGAGGGCCAGATTGCCAGGACTGTGTGGAAAGtacttaaatcatttttttaatcctttcttcTGGTGTCCTGTCCTGCACAACAGAAGAAGTGACTTTTTGCATCCTTAACTCAATTTCTGACTGTTCAAACTTCTTATCATGCAACTGCATGAATGCTTATGCATACAGAATCTCTTCCATATACTTTACCTCTGACTTCAAATGcaagattgtataataatccagaaaataatttaaaggcCAGATTGTTGTATAGTAAAGCATCTTTCTCTTAGGCTTATACCTAAAGGTGACTCATTAAGCCAAGATCTTTCTTCTCAAGAGATTACCAGTAGGATTAACACAGCATGACTGATGTTTTAAAGGGTCAGTCTCAGATAAAGACAAAACACAGATAACCAGAGAGGATTCCCCCAAATCATAGCCAATACATgggaacctttaaaacagacagacCTGCACATGCATAAATTTTCCCACTTATAATACCTCTGACAGACCAATTCCAGCTGCAAGACTGTACAATAATTCAGAAAGACATTGAAAGGCAGGATCATTACAgtaaatcatcatttttttttcttggacagGCTTATGCCTTTAGGTGGCCCTTTCTTCATCTTACTTTACCTCTAATAGACCCAACTCCAACTGCAAGATTGTACAAAAGGGAAACACAGAGACAGACAATCAGAAAGGATCCCCCAAATCATGGCCAATTGATGGGAACCTTTGAAACCAACTAGCCAAGACCTTTCCCAAGAGATAATCTATAGAATCAGCACAATATTGCCCATGTCTTTAAAAAGGAAGTAATagacacaaacaaaaacacaggcAACCAGAGGGAATTTCCAAACCTAAGGCCAACAAACAGATGAGAACTTAGAATAGACCAGAAGGGAGTAAATATCCCTAGGTTCTCTAATCCTGCTTCACCATGGCTCCTACATCAGTGGTGCCAGAGTTGTCTCCACAAAGAGGGTTCAGATGTTCCCATGAAGAGAAACCAGATGTGTAGAAGCAAAGGTCTTAGCATGCACAGGGGGAGACTTGCTAGATGGCCAAGGGTGTCACAACTTTACTgagttgtttcctttttctcaaagtagaCCAAGATGGAGTGATCTGTACTGTtcagggagagaaggcaggagtTCCCTGCAGCAAAAGAAGCTTTAGCATCTGCTGGGATGGTCCCTCATTCCCTCCCTCATAGAAACAGCTCCTCCAGTTCCATTCGAAGCAAATTCATCTATTTCCTAACTCCCCACCAGTGGTTTTCAACAAGTTCATCTTAGATCTTCAGCATGGAGTAGGGTTGCTTGGAAAGCCAGGCCTGCCCAAGAAAAGTTAGAGCAGGGTCTGCTCTCAGGTCCCATCTGGATTGCCAAATTTGATACCAAAatcttggtccttgtccctgatgtcaATCTagtaatgaggacatggttttgagaaaaagaagttttattgctttgctagcaaaggagaaacataggcAACTACTGTCTCACAGGCTGATTCTTccttggtctcttctcaaaggaaatttttccttttacacccttgagcctgagatgggtgtggtgtTGCCAATCCCTAAGATGTCCCCAAGCCATCTTTCCCATTATCActgtgcaaagtacttagcatTTCTTCAGTGGTTGAAATGTCTTTAACTACCACAACTTTCTTAGCAGTTTTCTGGCCAAACAGcaaagtgttttgttgttgttttgttgttgttgtttgtttttgtagcagggattgaaccaaggggtgtttaaccactgagccacttcatCAGCCCTCTGTTGgtctgcatacacacacacacacacacacacacacacacacacatacacacacacacacacacacaggtggggGTGCATGTAATccatgattgaactcaggggaactgggccactaagccacatccccagccctattttgtattttatttagagacaaggtctcactgagttgttcagcacctcacctttgctgaggctggctttcaactagcaattctcctgtcccagcctactgagctgctgggattacaggcgtgcaccaccatacctgaccTAAATatcaagtttttcaaatatttctgtttccTGTTCCTGTTTATCATGATTAATTTGGCTTAAAgtaccagcaatatccatgccacccCAATGCTGTACTTCCTCGAcatttcctccaccagattaattCACCTTAAATTCAGCTTTACAGAAAGTTTCAGAACATGGGCCAAAAGTAGACAACTTCTTTGCCTCAGTGTAATGCAagtggcctctagtccaatttccaatagagtcctccttctctgaaacctcatgagcccaATCTTTACACTCTTCCCAATCACCCATTAAGCTCCATTTACAACAAATTAAGACTTCTCCAGTTTGCAtatttaaacttttcaaaattccttccacaaattccaaaaagctccaaaagtttctaaaccacatggtcaggttagtcacagcaacaaccccacttcctggtaccaatttctgttttgttcagcatttttttttttttttttggtcactgtgaccaaaagacaagAATAATGTAGAGAAGgataagtttatttggggctcacagtttcagaggtttctttTTGGTCCATAGATGgcctactccattgctctgggccggaagtgagacagaacatcacagCGGAAGGCATGATGGAGGAGAGTGGCTCAGCATatggcatcaggaagcagagtctCTGTAGTGTTTAGAATGAAGATTTTAGAGTCAGTTAGACCTGGATTTAAACAATATTAGTTTATGAAAATGTAAGTGATacaacctttttaattttttaaaaaatctgtaaaatgagtACAATAACAATAATATCAAACTCTATGGGTTCTTACAATAGCATGCAAAATATGTAATATAGTTCTTAGGAGAAGAAacctttttcattattaaattatGTTAACTATTAAAGGTCATAGTTAGTGTTTACAATTATCATTGTCAACATCTACTGCAATTTTATGGAAGGACAGGCTAAGGACCAAGACTACCAATTCTAAATTACTCAATAAAATTAAACCATGAACTCAGATGGTTCACATTTCTCCCATCCTCTTGCAGTCTCATAGACACATTCCTGTTGTTGAGTCTCTTGAATTTTGGGTTGGGAAGGAAGCACCCATACAAAATTGTTCCAtttgaaaaatctttatttttgcaCATACCTGAGTCCCTTGGCAGGGTGGCCCTGTCCTCTGTAGGAGCAACTGGGGTATGAAAACAAAGGGGTAtgtgacagtgacaggtcacaaaGGGAGCAGAGGATAAATATGGCTGTGCAGGGGGTTGAGGCCAAGAGGGTGGTCACTTCTCCCACTAGGACTGCAGTTTGTTGACTCTCAGCGAAGTAAAATATCACAGGTGGAGGTGAGGGGGTTAGACCCAGAAGACAATCTCTTGGAACCCACCCTGCATCTCTTCAATCTTTAAAGAGATTCAGTTTGGGATCCAGGCACACTACAGTGCCCCCTTGTCTATCATTTGTGCTCCCACCCCAAGCCTGGCCTCTGGGAGGCTCTGAGGCAAAGGTGGAGGGGTTTGTGGGGTGGGGTGGTTTGGTGTTGAGAGACCTGCTGTGGCACCACTTCTGTGACCCAGGAGCACCGCTTCTGCTCCCTCATCTGCCCAGGAGGCTAAGAAAGATTCGGACCAGCCTTGCCAGCGCTCTTATGATAAAAGATGACCGCGAACAGTGAGTGTCTGTTACCATACTACACTGCCCAAAGTGGCTCTGGGGTGGGCATGTTCAATACCACCATGGGGAAGCTGCAGCGGCAGCTGTACAAGGGAGAATATGACATATTCAAATACGCACCGATATTTGAAAGCGACTTCATCCAGATCACCAAAAGAGGAGAAGTGATTGATGTGCACAACCGAGTCCGGATGGTGACCGTCGGCATCGCTTGCACTAGCCCCATTCTCCCACTCCCTGATGTCATGCTGCTGGCCCGGCCAGCTGCTGGACATGAGGGGCTCGCTGGACGCACCAAGGGGAAAGGTCGTAAGTCTTCAAAGACCCTGGAGCTCACCAGACTCCTTCCCTTGAAGTTTGTAAGGATCTCTGTTCATGACCGTGACAAACAACAGCTGCGCCTGAAATTTGCCACCGGCCGGTCGTGCTACCTGCAGCTGTGCCCTCCTCTGGATGCCCGGGAAGACCTCTTTGCCTATTGGGAAAAACTAATTTACCTCTTGCGACCACCAGTGGACAGTAACAGCAGTACGTACGCCATCCCAGCCGAGGAGATGATCTGCATGCCTGCGTTTGAGGAAGAGGACAAGAcaagtttgggggctggggatttaCATGCTAAAGGGGATCAAGACCAGGTTAGCATCAGGAGCCTCCACATGGTTTCTGAGGTGTGTGGGGCCACCTCTGCTGCTTATGTTGGGGGGGAGGGAATCCAGCATGGCTCCCACAAATCCACATCCAAGACTAATATAGCCATCCCAAGAACAAAATCTAAAGAGCATGTCAAAGAGTCAGCGACAGAGGGAGCAGCAGGCTCTGGACAGGCAGGCGGAGACAAAGCTGATGCGACCCTCACTGGTGCAAGAGGAAGCAAAACTCATGTGGCCACTGCAGGCTCTGCCAAGGGGTCCCCTAAGAGCCTTAAGGTAGGCCTGGCTGCAAACAAGCCCTTGGAAGGTATTCCCAGCACATCCTCCAGCTTCTCCCCAGAGGGCGTGGGGAATATTGGGGTAGAACctgctgctgggaaaactgcTGGAGAACCA is a window encoding:
- the Garin4 gene encoding Golgi-associated RAB2 interactor protein 4, with translation MTANSECLLPYYTAQSGSGVGMFNTTMGKLQRQLYKGEYDIFKYAPIFESDFIQITKRGEVIDVHNRVRMVTVGIACTSPILPLPDVMLLARPAAGHEGLAGRTKGKGRKSSKTLELTRLLPLKFVRISVHDRDKQQLRLKFATGRSCYLQLCPPLDAREDLFAYWEKLIYLLRPPVDSNSSTYAIPAEEMICMPAFEEEDKTSLGAGDLHAKGDQDQVSIRSLHMVSEVCGATSAAYVGGEGIQHGSHKSTSKTNIAIPRTKSKEHVKESATEGAAGSGQAGGDKADATLTGARGSKTHVATAGSAKGSPKSLKVGLAANKPLEGIPSTSSSFSPEGVGNIGVEPAAGKTAGEPDKNSAAGSFTPTRLSDKGGQAKRQQSSHIRTEVHKERRERRERREKDRTVSRSTHHRRGEGRHKTGDKISRKSTGRRTVREDKKGKSRSSPGGSKHSSTHKGISRSPITKESRSSHKSGRSLSTTSSGSANKRMGRIGSFLKTVKANLTTKGVASVRGRDMDVTAKREERTTMEAIMETAESGQGLDLTGSVTSEVMETMTFETHEIQPRARS